In the genome of Excalfactoria chinensis isolate bCotChi1 unplaced genomic scaffold, bCotChi1.hap2 Scaffold_68, whole genome shotgun sequence, one region contains:
- the LOC140265118 gene encoding olfactory receptor 14C36-like: MPNSSSISEFLLLPLADTRQLQLLHFWLLLGIYLAALLGNGLISTAVACDRRLHTPMYFFLLNLALLDLGCISTTLPKALANVLWDTRAISYAGCAAQVFFFLFFASAEFSLLTIMSYDRYVAICKPLHYGTLMDSRACATMAEAAWGAGVLNSLLHTASTFSLPLCQGNVVNQFFCEIPHILKLSCSGFYLREVVFIIFSASLGFGCFVFIVVSYVQIFLAVLMMPSEHGPHKAFSTCLPHLAVVSLFLSTVLYANLKPPSVSLPSMDLMLAVLYSVVPPAVNPLIYSVRNQEVKDAVKKVIAKFVSNAVICPSFGIHEM; the protein is encoded by the coding sequence atgcccaacagcagctccatcagcgagttcctcctgctgccgttggcagacacgcggcagctgcagctcctgcacttctggctcttgctgggcatctacctggctgccctcctgggcaacggcctcatcagcacagccgtagcctgcgaccgccgcctgcacacccccatgtacttcttcctgctcaacctggccctcctcgacctgggctgcatctccaccactctccccaaagccctGGCCAACGTtctctgggacaccagggccatctcctacgcaggatgtgctgcacaggtttttttctttctcttcttcgcttcagcagagttttcccttctcaccatcatgtcctatgaccgctacgttgccatctgcaagcccctgcactacgggaccttgatggacagcagagcttgtgccaccatggcagaagctgcctggggtgctggggttctcaattccctgctgcacactgccagtacgttttcactgcctctctgccaaggcaatgttgtcaaccagtttttctgtgaaattccCCACAttctcaagctctcctgctctggcttctacctcagggaagttgtgtttatcatttttagtgccagtttaggctttggctgctttgttttcatagtggtgtcctatgtgcagatcttccttgctgtgctgatgaTGCCCTCTGAGCATGGACcgcacaaagccttctccacatgcctccctcacctggccgtggtctccctgtttctcagcactgtccTTTATGCcaacctgaagcccccctctgTCTCCTTgccatccatggacctgatgcTGGCAGTTTTGTACTCGgtggtgcctccagcagtgaatCCTCTCATCTACAGCGTGAGGAACCAGgaggtcaaggatgcagtgaagAAAGTAATTGCCAAATTTGTTTCAAATGCAGTGATCTGCCCGTCTTTTGGAATTCATGAGATGTAA
- the LOC140265119 gene encoding olfactory receptor 14J1-like, with translation MAYDRYVAICKPLHYGTLLDSRACATMAAAAWGAGLLNSLLHTASTFSLPLCQGNVVNQFFCEIPQILRLSCSESNLREVVFIIFSVSLAFGCFVFIVVSYVQIFMAVLRMPSEQGRHKAFSTCLPHLAVVSLFVSTAFFAYLKPPSFSSPLLDLTVALVYTVVPPTLNPLIYSMRNREIKHALSKVLQYALFQLP, from the coding sequence atggcctatgaccgctacgttgccatctgcaagcccctgcactacgggaccttgttggacagcagagcttgtgccaccatggcagcagctgcgtggggcgctgggcttctcaattccctgctgcacactgccagtacgttttcactgcctctctgccaaggcaatgttgtcaaccagtttttctgtgaaatcccccagatcctcaggctctcctgctcagaatcaaatctcagggaagttgtgtttatcatttttagtgtcagtttagcctttggctgctttgttttcatagttgtgtcctatgtgcagatcttcatggccgtgctgaggatgccctctgagcagggacggcacaaagctttctccacgtgcctccctcacctggccgtggtctctctttttgtcagcactgccttttttgcctacctgaagcccccctccttttcctccccactcctggatctgacagtggcacttgtGTAcacagtggttcctccaacactgaaccccctcatctacagcatgaggaacagagagatcaagcacgctctcagcaAGGTGTTGCAGTATGCACTATTCCAGCTCCCATAA